ACTGTCTAGAATAGCCCGTCCCTTGTTAGCCTATTTGATCCCTCGCACATTCCGACTAACAAAGCGTACTTGAGTAGCCATAATAAATCACTATGAGTATGTATGCTCGCCGTTCAGTACCACCCCCCCTCCAAATCCTCCACGGCCGGTATAAACAGTATCCTCTTATACTTAGTAGTAGCATAAAATTAATAGTAGCAGAAATTGGAAACTCTGCACACTTAAATTATGCACATTCTGCAATAACAGATCCCACCTAGAAAAACAACAAAaccccaggtataacagtataTGCATCACCCTTACCAACAGACTCCCACTTTTATACTCCTTTGTGAGCCTGAGGAAATGTCTATTTTCCGCCGGGAAGAGTTGCCCAGCAGATGAAATCACAACTGTAAGGCAGTACGTGAGCTCTCGACTCAGTTAAAATTATCTCTCAGCACAAATGAGAGGAAAAAGAGAaacaaacccccccaaaaaagagaaaaaacgaACAGAAAAAAACTCTCCACTCGTCACTGAGTAACTCTCACTAACATTCTGTCTTCCCCTGGTTCGTTAGGTGTAAAGACCAGCCATATTACCATCACTCAACATTTATTATGTAATAGCTTTAACGCACTCCTATACATTAAACACTAGTGCCCTGGCACTctgttacattccccatattagagcAGAGTTGCAAATTACATGAGTGTGTCTACTTGCAGACAGCAGTCCTTCCACAATTTCAGGAGTCCTATTCAGCTTCTTCCCCAAGTTGGCACTCGTTACAATCCAACCAACGCATGGCGTCTTTGGAATCCTCAAAGAAATGTGTAGAGCCCAGAGCTGCCACCGTAGGCTTAGCTGGATACATCATGGAATAAGGAGGGATCTTCAGTAGGAAAGAGCGAACCCGACATTTTCAGGTTTGggcggtggaggaattgcattatggattccgttagcacagaatataatggaattctatgctggaatgcaaaacagaatccTTTAAGAGGCATctggtcataatagaagtctatgggcagcataacggatcagtctggtttccgttatgcaggacggaaaagaaAGTACTGTCCTGCATGAAGGAaactagacggatccgttatgctacccatagacttctattataactcaaaacaaaatggaatgcctcttaaaggcttccgttttgcattccatcatagaattccgttatattccatgCTAACggatccataacagaattcctcCACCGCCCAAACGCCAAACCTGAAAAtgttgggttcgctcatccctaatcttcaGGTTTCTCAGCCATCGCTTGACATTAGAAATCTTGCTCTCCTCTTTTAACTTCCATTGAATAATCAGGGAACAGAGACACCTTGTGGTTATCAATGGATAACTCCGGAATATCTCTGGCCTTGCAGGGAATAATATCTTGATCCCTACAGTGCAAGATCTTTATTAGAACAGGGCGGGGTGAGCTACCTGGAGGCAATGGTTGGGTGGGAACCCTATGAGCTCGTTCCACTAAAAACAGGGGAATCAAAGAATCTACACCAAAAGTGTTCTTCTGCCATGTTTCGAAATATTCAGTGGGGTTCTCCCTCTCTACTTTCTCTGCTATCCCTACCATCCTTACATTGTTGCGGAGTAGCCGATTCTCTAAGTCGCCCTGTTTAGCTGCAAGCACCTCCAATATCCTTCCATGATCCAAAACTCCAAAAATCTCTTTTGCAGTGGGGCTAAGGCATCCTCCATATCTCCCATCCAATCCTCCAGGGCCGAGGTGCACTCCGCCAGCTTTTTAAAGTCGTAGTGCACAATGTCCTTCAGTATGCCACCAACTTGCATATTCAAAGTGTTTAGTGGTCTGCCACGCTTAGCAATAGCATACATAAACTCTTTCAAAGTGGGTTCCTCTGAATCAGTCCTGCATCATTGTATCAGAGCATGTATTCTTCTCCCGCAGGACCTCATATCTGCTTAGGCCTCCATGCCCTGCTCCCCGTGCACCTGCACTATCCGTATCAGAATCCTGTCCCACTTCTTAAGGGATCATCAGTTGGCGTCGATGTGACCCCTTGCTCAGCGAGGCTAGATCAGGCATATTTCTCCAGCCTCACTGCCACAGCTTGCTGTATGGAGGCTGAATGGCCTGGACGTCCCGGCATGGCTGCTCTGGTGCCATCTTGGATTTCTTTTTCCATgtctttgtgttgtttttttttatctgtcctAAAGAGTGCACCCAGGAATGACCAGCAGCATCTGTAGAACACGGTAAGCTTTTGGTAGCAATTGTAGATGTCGATTATCAGGATAAATAACCGAGGAAGATCAGCGGACCAGGGGCCTCTCACATGCTCTGCAAGCCACAACCCCTGGGAATGCTAATTTATTACTCAATACACTGCATAATGTCTTTTACATGAACTGTGCTATAAGCACAATAAGTATTTGGAAGTCCCCTTTAAGACCATCACCAATGATACATTTTAGGATGGTTAAAATCCATTTTTTCCTTCTTATTTCCTCCTTAGGTGAAGGGCCCTTTCCAGGAGTTATTGACATGTTTGGAAGCATCGGTGGTCTGATAGAGTTTCGTAGTGGCCTCCTGGCCAGCCGCGGTTTTGCCTCGCTTGCTCTGGCTTATTTTGCTTATGACGATTTACCTCGTTCACTTGATCGAGTGGATTTAAAATATTTTGAGGAAGCCGCTCAGTTGCTATGGAGTCATCCAAAAGTAAGTGACTTCTTACACAGAATCATGTCAACAAATCTCAAAGGCCATAAACCTAGTTTTTTTGTACTGTATGTCaataagacaataaaaaaaaaattatcataattTGGATACAGGAAAAAACGGgaaatggagtggtggtcacagGTTGTACACTACCGCTCCAAAAACAAATGGGATTTGGGACCTCCGTACTTACAATTGCTGGGGGGCAAAATGATTGAACCACCACTCGAATATTAGAAcatacatttatcacctttcCTGTGGATAGCTTCTGCTCTCAAGGATTCAACCCACCCATGTATTACATGGTTAGTCATCAAGTTACCACATTTCTCCTGTGGCAGCCACTGTGAGGGAAACGTATGGCCAGACAAAGCTAGTTTTGTAGATGGGGTTAGCTAGGTAATTGCCATTAAACTGCTATAGGTCGAATTAGCTTCACCACTAAGACCCCTCATATAATCATACGTGTCTAGATCCATGAACCAATGTCACACAACATATTCTACTTTTTAGGTGTCAGGCAATGGAATTGGAGTGGTCGCTATATGCAAAGGAGCTGAGATGGCTTTGGCCATGGCATCTTACCTGCCTCAGGTCGCTGCTACGGTATGCATCAATGGAACCAATGCTGTAAATGGCAACAGCATCATTTATGGCGATCTCCTTCTGAAAGGCATACCCTACAATCTAGAAAGAATTCTGATCACAGACTTCGGGTCTCTCAGCTTTAGCAACGCTATGAACAACCCAAGAAAACCAGAACACCAGGACTCTATACTCCCCCTGGAGAAAGCCAGAGGTCCCATCCTCTTTCTCGTAGGAGACAAAGACCAGATTTACAACAGTTTGTTCTTTGCTCAGGAAGCAAAGGCCAGGGCAGAGATGTACGGTAAGAAGGACGTGTACGTGCAGTGCTATCCTGGAGCGGGACATCTTCTAGAGCCTCCAGGGTCCCCTTTTTGTCCAGTATCACAGTCCCCATTCTTACCACTTCCTATAACTTGGGGTGGAGAGCTCCTGCCACACTGCTCGGCACAGGAAACTAGTTGGAAAGAACTTCAGGAATTTCTCCGTAGAAAAATTAAATGCGCCCGACGCAATAAATTATGATCAGTTGAATCTATTGGAGAGTCTACATGACTATCGTAATCTCCATTATCTAGATTGGTTGACTCAATATGTATATCTGACATATGGTAATTTTATAATTATATGTTATTAATAGGATGTGGTAGAGACCCTCCAATCTTTTTGCTTTAGTGGGGACATACAAACAAGCCGTAGCTCTCACTCTGGTGGACTTGGACCATTCAGCTATTACATAGATAGATGTTTACCTATTTATTATTGAATACTACAATGATTGCTATGGAAGCTTTTATattaaatgtgtgtgtatatatatatatatatatatatacacattgtgacagagtgtctggagaagtagtggacggAGTCTATGTATGCCCAAGAttcctcacttctgtcatttaaaagcaaccagggaaaggTTCAGGAGAGGTCTCTGCAATTCGGGTCTGCATAAAACCTGTttttagggcctgtgttgctggagtggggagagaagggtgggccccactccatccggacagtccgggaTTTGGGCTGTCAcgtaattactcctcaggtgtgctggcctgatataaggctgagaatgcagacacagctctctcagcctgggaacaggttacctgcatggagcctgtgagagcacttcaagaggtacggactttgctattttgtttgggtgcttggtattaggccggcacttggtcagggaggtttcatgctgtatagttagagccggacaggcttaggatttttgttatattttatgttctgtacctcaacctgacaataaaactggctgaggtcagttaaacgaagttcctgccgtgtggactgtaactgcttcggtgtgcctgctaaacggtgcctgtctacccaggagacgacagccccgctacctaatcccttacaacatatacactcacctaaagaattattaggaacacctgttctatttctcattaatgcgattatctagtcaaccaatcacatggcagttgcttcaatgcatgtagggttgtggtcctggtcaagacaatctcctgaactccaaactgaatgtcagaatgggaaagaaaggtgggctacaacagcagaagaccccaccgggtaccactcatctccactacaaataggaaaaagaggctacaaatttgcacaagctcaccaaaattggactgttgaagactggaaaaatgttgcctggtctgatgagtctcgatttctgttgagacatttaaatggtagagtccgaatttggcgtaaacagaatgagaacatgtatccatcatgccttgttaccactgtgcaggctggtggtggtggtgtaatggtgtgggggatgttttctgggcacactttaggccccttagtgccaattggccatcgtttaaatgccatgggctacctgagcattgtttctgaccatgtccatcccttcatgaccaccatgtacccatcctctgatggctacttccagcaggataatgcaccatgtcacaaagcttgaatcatttcaaattggtttcttgaacatgacaatgagttcactgtactaaaatggccctcacagtccccagatctcaacctaatagagcttctttgggatgtggtggaacgggagcttcgtgccctggatgtgcatccctcaaatctccatcaactgcaagatgctatcctatcaatatgggccaacatttctaaagaatgctatcagcacc
This portion of the Bufo gargarizans isolate SCDJY-AF-19 chromosome 1, ASM1485885v1, whole genome shotgun sequence genome encodes:
- the LOC122924850 gene encoding acyl-coenzyme A amino acid N-acyltransferase 1-like is translated as MVVLVVTPEVSLVDEPMKIQAWGLPPQQVITIRVWLKDERGEIFHSRAFYQTDMEGKVDLEKSPATGGDFHGVCPMGLFWALKPANPFLRLIKRDVIRSPFSIHVDLYSSLVLNPVTEDSPAATKVIERWYVSPGVQRILIREGRIRGALFLPPGEGPFPGVIDMFGSIGGLIEFRSGLLASRGFASLALAYFAYDDLPRSLDRVDLKYFEEAAQLLWSHPKVSGNGIGVVAICKGAEMALAMASYLPQVAATVCINGTNAVNGNSIIYGDLLLKGIPYNLERILITDFGSLSFSNAMNNPRKPEHQDSILPLEKARGPILFLVGDKDQIYNSLFFAQEAKARAEMYGKKDVYVQCYPGAGHLLEPPGSPFCPVSQSPFLPLPITWGGELLPHCSAQETSWKELQEFLRRKIKCARRNKL